A genomic region of Candidatus Pseudomonas phytovorans contains the following coding sequences:
- a CDS encoding BCCT family transporter, translating to MAKEHITETLDLGVTDPSKTAEARQDRHFEGKLDWIVFGFTSLLAIAFVLWGLLNQASLASSASSAQSWVILNFGWFFVLTSTLFVVFVLWLAASRYGRVPLGRDGEQPEFRTVSWVAMMFSAGMGIGLMFFGVAEPLSHYVTPPPGSATGQTSEAMQVAMATTLFHWTLHPWAMYAIVGLVIAYGTYRRGRSQLISAAFRPLIGKHANGPLGRIIDMMAIFATLFGSAASLGLGALQIAGGLEYNGWVENPGKLFYIAIITLLTIAFVTSAVSGVGKGIQWLSNTNMVLALVLAVFVFMVGPTLLMLNLLPTSIGIYIKMLPEMMARTNASGGDQMNSWLAGWTVFYWAWWISWTPFVGMFIARISRGRTIRQFVTGVLLVPSLVSLVWFTIFGGASIDALREGALQLTNGAVNSNHALYQLLDSYPLASASSVLVMILVGIFFVSGADAASLVMGTLSEHGTTTPSRRTVIFWGALTGTVAAIMLAIGDPRDPGEALTGLQNLTIVVALPFVVVMVLLCLALYRDLRKDPMMLRHLRGNELIEKAVLYGAVKHGEEFYIVVQEKKTSVKVTPAEAEVTGN from the coding sequence ATGGCAAAGGAACACATCACCGAAACACTCGACCTTGGCGTGACAGACCCCTCGAAAACCGCAGAAGCCCGCCAGGACCGGCATTTCGAGGGCAAGCTCGACTGGATCGTCTTCGGTTTCACCAGCCTCCTGGCCATCGCGTTCGTCCTCTGGGGCCTCCTCAACCAGGCCAGCCTTGCCAGTAGCGCCTCCAGCGCGCAATCCTGGGTGATTCTCAACTTTGGCTGGTTCTTCGTGCTCACCTCCACACTGTTCGTGGTATTCGTGCTGTGGCTGGCCGCCAGCCGTTATGGCCGGGTGCCGTTGGGCCGTGATGGCGAACAGCCAGAATTCCGCACGGTGTCCTGGGTGGCCATGATGTTCAGCGCCGGCATGGGCATCGGCCTGATGTTTTTCGGCGTTGCCGAGCCGCTGTCGCACTATGTGACGCCGCCACCCGGTTCGGCCACCGGGCAAACGAGTGAAGCGATGCAGGTGGCCATGGCCACCACCCTGTTCCACTGGACGCTGCACCCATGGGCCATGTACGCCATCGTCGGCCTGGTGATTGCCTACGGCACCTACCGCCGCGGCCGCTCGCAGCTGATATCCGCCGCCTTCCGGCCGTTGATCGGCAAGCACGCCAACGGCCCGCTCGGCCGAATCATCGACATGATGGCGATCTTCGCCACGCTGTTCGGCTCGGCGGCCTCGCTGGGCCTGGGTGCGCTGCAGATTGCCGGCGGGCTGGAGTACAACGGCTGGGTCGAAAACCCCGGCAAACTGTTCTACATCGCCATCATCACCCTGCTGACCATCGCCTTCGTCACCTCGGCGGTGTCAGGCGTCGGCAAGGGCATCCAGTGGCTGTCCAACACCAACATGGTGCTGGCACTGGTGCTGGCGGTGTTCGTGTTCATGGTCGGCCCTACCCTGCTCATGCTCAACCTGCTGCCGACCTCGATCGGCATCTACATCAAGATGCTGCCGGAAATGATGGCCCGCACCAACGCCAGCGGCGGCGATCAGATGAACAGCTGGCTGGCCGGCTGGACCGTGTTCTACTGGGCGTGGTGGATTTCCTGGACACCGTTCGTGGGCATGTTCATCGCCCGCATCAGCCGCGGCCGCACGATCCGCCAGTTCGTCACCGGGGTGCTGCTGGTGCCGAGCCTGGTCAGCCTGGTGTGGTTCACCATTTTCGGCGGTGCATCCATCGATGCCCTGCGCGAAGGCGCCTTGCAGTTGACCAACGGTGCAGTCAACAGCAACCACGCGCTGTACCAACTGCTGGACAGCTACCCGCTGGCATCGGCCTCCTCGGTATTAGTGATGATCCTGGTGGGTATCTTCTTCGTCTCCGGTGCCGACGCCGCATCACTGGTGATGGGCACGCTGTCGGAACACGGCACCACCACGCCATCGCGGCGCACGGTGATTTTCTGGGGCGCGCTCACCGGGACGGTGGCGGCGATCATGCTGGCGATTGGCGACCCGCGTGACCCGGGCGAAGCGCTGACCGGGCTGCAAAACCTGACCATCGTCGTGGCCCTGCCTTTTGTGGTGGTGATGGTGCTGCTGTGCCTGGCGCTGTACCGCGACTTGCGCAAAGACCCGATGATGCTGCGCCACCTGCGCGGCAACGAACTGATTGAAAAAGCCGTGTTGTATGGGGCCGTGAAGCATGGCGAGGAGTTCTATATCGTGGTGCAGGAGAAGAAGACTTCAGTGAAAGTGACGCCAGCAGAGGCGGAAGTGACCGGCAACTGA
- a CDS encoding DUF1289 domain-containing protein, with translation MAKDIDNPCVSLCQLNSELCVSCGRSRDEIRKWRGMKRPEKMATVQRAATRMKAIAKKVAKRQNAD, from the coding sequence ATGGCCAAAGACATCGATAACCCCTGCGTCTCGTTATGTCAGCTCAACAGCGAGCTGTGCGTGAGCTGTGGCCGCAGCCGTGACGAAATTCGCAAATGGCGGGGCATGAAGCGCCCGGAAAAGATGGCCACCGTGCAGCGCGCCGCGACGCGGATGAAAGCGATCGCCAAGAAGGTAGCCAAGCGGCAGAATGCTGACTGA
- a CDS encoding DMT family transporter: MFSKALCVMALPFALALLAGAVLPFQAASNAAVGRALGHWLWGAATSLTVSSLVVIAALLILRVPAPDIGKALQGPWWLWVGGVLGAMYVAGAAALIPKLGAAGFLVLVVAGQIITAVLADHFGVMGLSGKPLNLARLAGVALILCGVLLVQGTWGTASPAGATAVAKQSEG, encoded by the coding sequence ATGTTCAGTAAAGCCCTGTGTGTTATGGCACTTCCGTTTGCCTTGGCGTTGCTTGCCGGGGCAGTGCTTCCGTTTCAGGCCGCAAGTAACGCCGCCGTCGGCCGGGCGCTGGGGCACTGGTTGTGGGGTGCGGCCACGTCGTTGACGGTGAGCTCGCTGGTGGTGATCGCCGCCCTGTTGATCCTTCGTGTGCCTGCGCCGGACATAGGCAAGGCCCTGCAAGGGCCTTGGTGGTTGTGGGTCGGGGGAGTGTTGGGGGCAATGTATGTGGCCGGTGCTGCGGCGCTCATCCCTAAACTGGGCGCGGCAGGGTTTCTGGTGCTGGTGGTGGCGGGGCAGATCATTACGGCAGTGCTCGCCGACCACTTTGGGGTGATGGGCCTGAGTGGCAAGCCGCTCAACCTGGCCCGGCTGGCGGGGGTGGCGTTGATCCTGTGTGGCGTGCTGTTGGTGCAGGGCACCTGGGGGACGGCGTCACCGGCCGGCGCAACGGCAGTTGCGAAACAGTCAGAAGGCTGA
- a CDS encoding YeeE/YedE family protein, translated as MGLSTAATPEPRRLGAPLIAMALLLAGAWFLNLNAGLKQVLLLLVGAALGLTLYHAAFGFTSAWRVFINERRGAGLRAQMVMLTLAVLLFFPALAAGTLFGNPVTGLVAPAGVSVVFGAFIFGIGMQLGGGCASGTLFTVGGGNARMLVTLLFFIIGSVTATHHADWWFALPSFPATSIVQAWGVGPALLVSLAVFGLIAWATVVLEKRRHGGLEVPIGSEHQGLRRFLRGPWPLLWGAIALALLNYATLALAGRPWGITSAFALWGAKTLNGLGVDVGSWVFWQAPANAKALASPLWQDITTVMDLGIVLGALLAAGLAGRFAPSLKIPLPSLVAAVIGGLLLGYGSRLAYGCNIGAYFSGIASGSVHGWLWLVAAYAGNLIGVRLRPLFFAGERRPAALTGC; from the coding sequence ATGGGTCTTTCTACAGCTGCCACACCTGAACCGCGTCGCCTGGGCGCCCCCTTGATCGCCATGGCCCTGCTGCTGGCAGGCGCCTGGTTTCTCAACCTGAATGCCGGCTTAAAGCAGGTGTTGCTGCTGCTGGTCGGCGCGGCGCTTGGCCTGACGCTTTACCACGCGGCCTTCGGCTTCACCTCTGCCTGGCGGGTGTTCATCAACGAGCGCCGTGGCGCAGGCTTGCGGGCGCAAATGGTCATGTTGACCCTGGCGGTGCTGCTGTTCTTCCCGGCCCTGGCAGCAGGCACGCTGTTCGGCAACCCGGTCACCGGGCTGGTGGCCCCTGCGGGTGTGTCGGTGGTATTTGGCGCGTTCATCTTCGGCATCGGCATGCAACTGGGCGGCGGCTGCGCTTCGGGCACGCTGTTCACCGTTGGCGGTGGGAACGCGCGCATGCTGGTGACACTGCTGTTCTTCATCATTGGTTCGGTGACCGCCACCCATCATGCCGATTGGTGGTTTGCCTTGCCGTCGTTCCCGGCAACCTCGATCGTGCAAGCCTGGGGTGTAGGGCCGGCGCTACTGGTGAGCCTGGCAGTGTTCGGGCTGATTGCCTGGGCCACCGTGGTGCTGGAAAAGCGCCGGCACGGCGGGCTGGAAGTGCCGATTGGCAGCGAGCACCAGGGCCTGCGTCGCTTCCTGCGTGGCCCTTGGCCGTTGCTGTGGGGCGCGATCGCCCTGGCATTGCTCAACTACGCGACCCTGGCGCTGGCCGGGCGGCCGTGGGGCATTACTTCGGCCTTCGCCTTGTGGGGTGCCAAAACCCTTAACGGCCTTGGCGTGGATGTTGGCAGCTGGGTGTTCTGGCAGGCGCCGGCCAATGCCAAGGCTCTGGCCTCACCGCTGTGGCAAGACATCACCACGGTGATGGACCTGGGCATTGTGCTGGGTGCATTGCTGGCAGCTGGCTTGGCAGGACGCTTTGCGCCAAGCCTGAAAATCCCGCTGCCGTCGCTGGTTGCTGCAGTCATCGGCGGCCTGCTGTTGGGCTACGGTTCGCGCCTGGCCTATGGCTGCAATATTGGCGCGTATTTCAGTGGCATTGCCTCGGGCAGCGTACATGGCTGGCTGTGGCTGGTGGCGGCGTATGCCGGCAACCTGATCGGCGTGCGCCTGCGCCCGCTGTTTTTCGCCGGTGAGCGGCGCCCTGCGGCGCTGACGGGCTGCTGA
- a CDS encoding LysR family transcriptional regulator: protein MDELRKIDLNLLLALHALLSEKHVTRAALRLHRSQPAVSHALAQLRKHFDDPLLVRQAGGMALTARAQSLVKPLQDALSNLNGLLATPQFEPARAQRRFRLSLSDYSSRIILPPLMRHLREVAPGVDLAISQASRETMLAQLFDGELDLALGLFPELPEDIIAQPLFADHFISIADRQVLPASGGLPLQEWLARPHVLMAMRPDAFDEIERALAAKGLRRRIALALPHWSAAVEVLAGTDLILTVASRAVGTLHQHKALRQFEPPLTIPTFDYQQAWHSRKESDPGHRWLRETVWACSQPGR from the coding sequence ATGGATGAACTGCGCAAGATCGACCTGAACCTGCTGCTCGCCCTGCACGCCCTGCTCAGTGAAAAGCACGTGACCCGTGCCGCCCTGCGCCTGCATCGCAGCCAACCGGCGGTGAGCCATGCATTGGCACAGCTGCGCAAACACTTCGACGACCCCTTGCTGGTACGCCAGGCTGGCGGCATGGCACTCACCGCCCGTGCCCAATCGCTGGTAAAACCGTTGCAGGATGCCCTGAGCAATCTCAACGGCCTGCTGGCCACCCCCCAGTTCGAGCCAGCCAGGGCCCAGCGCCGTTTCCGGCTGTCGCTGTCCGACTACTCCTCGCGCATTATTCTGCCGCCCCTGATGCGCCACTTGCGCGAAGTAGCACCCGGGGTAGACCTGGCTATCAGCCAGGCCAGCCGCGAAACCATGCTGGCCCAACTGTTCGATGGCGAGTTGGACCTGGCACTGGGCCTGTTTCCCGAACTGCCCGAGGACATCATCGCCCAACCTCTGTTTGCCGACCATTTCATCAGCATTGCCGATCGCCAGGTGCTGCCTGCCAGCGGTGGCCTGCCACTGCAGGAATGGCTGGCACGGCCGCATGTGTTGATGGCCATGCGCCCGGATGCCTTCGATGAGATCGAACGTGCGCTGGCCGCCAAAGGGCTACGCCGCCGAATCGCCCTGGCCTTGCCGCACTGGAGCGCGGCGGTCGAGGTTTTGGCCGGTACCGACCTGATCCTGACGGTGGCCAGCCGCGCCGTGGGCACGCTGCACCAGCACAAGGCGTTACGTCAGTTCGAACCGCCGCTGACAATCCCCACGTTCGACTACCAACAGGCCTGGCACAGCCGCAAGGAAAGCGACCCAGGGCATCGCTGGCTGCGCGAAACCGTGTGGGCCTGTAGCCAACCGGGGCGCTGA
- a CDS encoding sorbosone dehydrogenase family protein, producing MKPLHALSLLSLSLLLSACGGDGEPTQAHGPDPKLPEPQRGLLPSMKIAQPVAWGEQKPNVPEGFSVTAIATGLKIPRQSLVLPNGDILVAEGRGGSAAKLKPKDVIASQIKAKGNTQVKGGNRLTLLRDADGDGTYEVQTVFAENLNAPYGLAYANGKLYVANQDALVRFDYKDGQTQADGPPSKVTDLPAEINHHWTKALAVSPDGRYLYVGIGSNSNITERGLEVEADRAMVWQVDAETGAHRPYATGLRNPTALTIQPQSGQLWAVVNERDELGPDLVPDYLTSVRESGFYGWPYSYWGQNVDDRVRPQNPDKVAAAIKPDYSLGSHVAALGVDFSIPAMGEGFADGVFVGEHGSWNRPDPVGYKVIFVPFSNGRPAGEPVDFATGFRGEDGKTRGRPVGVTVDPRGALIIADDLANTVWRVTRNR from the coding sequence ATGAAGCCTTTGCATGCATTGAGCCTGTTGAGCCTGTCACTGCTGCTGAGCGCCTGCGGTGGCGACGGCGAGCCGACCCAGGCCCATGGCCCGGACCCTAAACTGCCAGAGCCACAGCGTGGGTTACTGCCAAGCATGAAGATTGCGCAGCCGGTTGCCTGGGGCGAGCAGAAGCCGAACGTGCCGGAGGGCTTCAGCGTCACGGCCATTGCTACTGGCCTGAAGATTCCGCGGCAGAGCCTGGTGCTGCCCAATGGCGATATTCTGGTGGCCGAGGGCAGGGGTGGCAGCGCGGCCAAGCTCAAGCCCAAGGATGTGATCGCCAGCCAGATCAAGGCCAAGGGCAATACGCAGGTCAAGGGTGGCAACCGCCTGACCCTGTTGCGCGATGCCGACGGCGATGGCACCTACGAGGTGCAGACCGTGTTCGCAGAAAACCTCAACGCACCGTATGGCCTGGCCTATGCCAACGGCAAGCTGTATGTGGCCAACCAGGATGCGCTGGTGCGCTTCGACTATAAAGACGGCCAGACGCAGGCCGACGGCCCGCCCTCCAAGGTCACCGACCTCCCGGCCGAGATCAACCACCACTGGACCAAGGCGCTGGCGGTCAGCCCGGATGGTCGCTATCTGTATGTGGGAATCGGCTCGAACAGCAACATTACCGAGCGCGGCCTGGAGGTGGAAGCCGATCGGGCCATGGTCTGGCAGGTTGACGCAGAAACCGGCGCGCACCGGCCCTACGCCACCGGCTTGCGCAACCCGACGGCATTGACCATTCAGCCGCAGAGCGGGCAGTTGTGGGCGGTGGTCAACGAGCGGGATGAGCTGGGCCCTGACCTGGTGCCGGACTACCTCACTTCGGTCCGCGAAAGCGGTTTCTATGGTTGGCCCTACAGCTACTGGGGTCAGAACGTGGATGACCGGGTGCGGCCGCAGAACCCGGACAAGGTGGCGGCGGCGATCAAACCGGATTACAGCCTGGGTTCGCATGTGGCTGCTTTGGGTGTCGACTTCTCGATCCCGGCCATGGGCGAGGGCTTTGCCGACGGTGTGTTCGTGGGTGAGCACGGCAGCTGGAACCGGCCCGACCCCGTGGGCTACAAGGTGATTTTCGTGCCGTTCAGCAATGGCCGGCCGGCCGGTGAGCCCGTCGACTTTGCCACGGGCTTTCGCGGTGAGGATGGCAAGACCCGTGGGCGACCGGTGGGGGTAACCGTGGACCCGCGGGGCGCGTTGATCATTGCCGATGACCTGGCCAATACGGTGTGGCGGGTGACGCGTAACCGTTGA
- a CDS encoding quinone oxidoreductase encodes MATRITLNCTGSADVMQPEHVQAQPPGPGQVWLEQTAMGVNPLDLLQRKGGAPLTLPSGLGLEGAGRVTAVGDGVHNVQVGDRVAYAMGPVGAYASGRLFPAERLVKLPANLGDEAAAAVLFKGITAQYLLKTTYPVGPGTQVLLYGAAGALGQLMAPWARHLGATVIGVVSRPQSVARAQAAGCHHVLVFDAATLASEVRKLTQGQGVDVVYDCVGKVSLEASLDSLRVRGLLVSFGGTSGAPAAIEVATLNAKGSLYLTRPSLAAHTRTVDEYQQRAADVLAAVGEGIIQPRVWRRYPLAEVARAHGDLEQGLSEGALVLTV; translated from the coding sequence ATGGCTACCCGTATCACCCTGAATTGCACCGGCAGTGCCGATGTCATGCAGCCTGAACACGTACAGGCGCAACCCCCAGGGCCCGGCCAGGTCTGGCTGGAGCAGACGGCCATGGGCGTGAATCCGCTGGACCTGTTGCAGCGCAAAGGCGGTGCGCCCTTGACTTTGCCTTCGGGCCTGGGGCTGGAAGGCGCAGGCAGGGTCACTGCCGTCGGTGATGGGGTGCACAACGTGCAGGTGGGCGACCGGGTCGCTTATGCCATGGGGCCGGTCGGTGCCTACGCCAGCGGCCGATTGTTCCCCGCCGAGCGGCTGGTCAAGCTGCCAGCGAATCTGGGTGACGAGGCCGCCGCAGCGGTGCTGTTCAAAGGCATTACGGCGCAGTACCTGCTGAAAACCACCTACCCTGTGGGCCCGGGTACGCAGGTGCTGCTGTACGGTGCTGCAGGCGCATTAGGCCAACTCATGGCGCCTTGGGCGCGACATCTCGGTGCGACGGTGATTGGCGTGGTATCGCGGCCGCAGAGTGTGGCCAGGGCGCAGGCAGCGGGCTGCCACCATGTATTGGTGTTCGACGCGGCAACGCTGGCCAGTGAAGTGCGCAAGTTGACTCAGGGGCAGGGCGTGGACGTGGTCTATGACTGTGTCGGCAAGGTCTCGCTGGAAGCTTCGCTGGACAGCCTGCGGGTACGTGGCCTGCTGGTGTCGTTCGGGGGCACTTCCGGCGCGCCGGCGGCGATCGAGGTCGCCACGCTCAATGCCAAGGGCTCGCTGTACCTGACCCGGCCGTCGCTGGCGGCACATACGCGAACGGTTGACGAGTACCAACAGCGCGCCGCTGATGTGCTGGCAGCTGTCGGCGAGGGTATCATCCAGCCTCGGGTCTGGCGTCGCTACCCGCTGGCCGAAGTGGCCAGGGCCCACGGGGACCTGGAGCAAGGGCTGTCGGAGGGCGCGCTGGTCCTTACCGTCTGA
- a CDS encoding LysE family translocator, which produces MDSHSLFAFTLVAAIAIASPGPATLMAINNSLAHGQRSAIWSSLGNGSGLFCLSAAAMLGLGALLASSEVLFNGVKILGAGYLFYLGARQLLKKSPMLEQGAAEGAAKVRPTPLKLYKSAFLTAVTNPKATMFFTALFPQFIDQGAALLPQFLTLTGIFVGLSLASLSLYAALAARAKGVLTRPSMSRWVSRVVGTTFIGFGAAILAMRRQGA; this is translated from the coding sequence ATGGATTCTCACTCGCTGTTTGCGTTTACCCTGGTCGCCGCCATCGCGATCGCCAGCCCCGGTCCTGCCACCCTGATGGCCATCAACAACAGCCTTGCCCACGGCCAGCGCAGCGCGATCTGGTCGTCGCTGGGCAATGGCTCGGGGCTGTTCTGCCTTTCAGCTGCGGCCATGCTTGGGCTGGGCGCGTTGCTGGCCAGTTCCGAAGTATTGTTCAATGGCGTGAAGATCCTTGGGGCAGGTTACCTGTTCTACCTCGGGGCGCGGCAGTTGCTGAAAAAGAGCCCGATGCTGGAGCAGGGCGCAGCAGAGGGGGCTGCCAAGGTACGCCCTACACCGCTGAAGTTGTACAAATCGGCGTTCCTCACGGCGGTTACCAACCCCAAGGCGACCATGTTCTTCACTGCGCTGTTCCCGCAGTTCATCGACCAAGGGGCGGCGTTGTTGCCGCAGTTCCTCACCCTGACCGGGATCTTCGTGGGTTTGTCGCTGGCTTCGCTGAGCCTGTACGCGGCACTGGCAGCGCGAGCCAAGGGTGTGTTGACCCGGCCGTCGATGTCACGCTGGGTGAGCCGCGTGGTAGGGACCACCTTCATCGGCTTTGGCGCGGCGATCCTGGCAATGCGCCGACAAGGGGCCTGA
- a CDS encoding OsmC domain/YcaO domain-containing protein, which translates to MEIKVNFLDNLRLEAKFDDFTVIADQPIRYKGDGSAPGPFDYFLASSALCAAYFVKLYCQARDIPTENIRLSQNNIVDPENRYNQIFKIQVELPEDISEKDRQGILRSIDRCTVKKVVQTGPEFVIEVVDNLDADAQGLLMPVADSSTYIPGKDLPLEQTIANMSGILAGLGMKIEIASWRNIVPNVWSLHVRDAQSPMCFTNGKGATKEAALASALGEFIERLNCNFFYNDQFWGEELANAPFVHYPNEQWFKPGPRDALPAEILDEHCLEIYNPDGELRGSHLYDTNSGNTARGICSLPFVRQSDQQVVYFPSNLIENLFLSNGMSAGNTLAEAQVQCLSEIFERAVKREILEGELCLPDVPQDVLAKYPAIVAGIQGLEEQGFPVLVKDASLGGEFPVMCVTLMNPRTGGVFASFGAHPSLEVALERSLTELLQGRSFEGLNDLPQPTFESHALTEPNNFVEHFIDSSGVVSWRFFGAKADFEFVEWDFSGHGEDSNVQEAATLFGILEDLDKEVYMAVYDNLGATACRILVPGYSEIYPVEDLIWDNTNRALSFRADILNLHSLESRPLKLLLKRLDNCDVDDYTTITTLIGVEFDENTVWGQLTILELKLLICLAVQRFEEAKELVEAFLQFNDNTVERGLFYQALNVVLEVQLDDELEMDDYEANFRRMFGNARMDAVLGSVDGSVRFHGLTPTSMKLEGLDRHLRLIDSYKKLHAARAKFA; encoded by the coding sequence ATGGAAATCAAGGTCAATTTTCTCGACAATCTCCGTCTCGAAGCCAAGTTCGACGACTTCACGGTGATCGCCGATCAACCGATCCGCTACAAAGGTGATGGTTCGGCCCCAGGCCCGTTCGACTATTTCCTGGCGTCTTCGGCCTTGTGCGCGGCTTACTTTGTAAAGCTGTACTGCCAGGCCCGCGACATTCCCACCGAGAACATCCGCCTGTCGCAGAACAACATCGTCGACCCGGAAAATCGCTACAACCAGATCTTCAAGATTCAGGTCGAACTGCCCGAGGACATTTCCGAGAAGGATCGCCAGGGCATTCTGCGCTCCATCGACCGCTGCACCGTTAAGAAGGTAGTGCAGACCGGCCCCGAGTTCGTGATCGAAGTGGTCGACAACCTCGATGCCGACGCCCAGGGCCTGCTGATGCCGGTGGCTGACAGCAGCACCTACATCCCCGGCAAAGACCTGCCGCTGGAGCAGACCATCGCCAACATGTCGGGCATCCTTGCCGGGCTGGGGATGAAGATCGAGATCGCTTCGTGGCGCAACATCGTGCCCAACGTATGGTCGCTGCACGTGCGCGATGCGCAGTCGCCGATGTGCTTCACCAATGGCAAAGGCGCGACCAAGGAAGCGGCGCTGGCCTCGGCGCTGGGCGAGTTCATCGAACGCCTGAATTGCAACTTCTTCTACAACGACCAGTTCTGGGGCGAGGAGCTGGCCAACGCGCCGTTCGTGCACTACCCGAACGAGCAGTGGTTCAAGCCTGGCCCGCGCGACGCGCTGCCGGCCGAGATCCTCGACGAGCATTGCCTGGAAATCTACAACCCGGACGGTGAATTGCGTGGTTCGCACCTGTACGACACCAACTCGGGCAATACCGCGCGCGGTATCTGCTCGCTGCCGTTCGTGCGCCAGTCCGACCAGCAGGTGGTGTATTTCCCGTCCAACCTGATCGAAAACCTGTTCCTCAGCAATGGCATGAGCGCTGGCAACACCTTGGCCGAGGCGCAGGTGCAATGCCTGTCGGAAATCTTCGAGCGCGCCGTGAAGCGCGAAATCCTCGAAGGCGAGCTGTGCCTACCGGATGTGCCGCAAGATGTGTTGGCCAAATACCCGGCCATTGTCGCCGGCATTCAGGGGCTGGAAGAGCAGGGCTTCCCGGTGCTGGTCAAGGATGCCTCGCTGGGCGGCGAGTTCCCGGTCATGTGCGTCACCTTGATGAACCCGCGCACCGGTGGCGTGTTCGCCTCGTTCGGCGCCCACCCGAGCCTTGAAGTGGCGCTGGAGCGCAGCCTTACCGAGCTGCTGCAGGGCCGCAGCTTCGAAGGCCTGAACGACCTGCCGCAGCCGACCTTCGAAAGCCATGCGCTGACCGAGCCGAACAACTTCGTCGAGCACTTCATCGACTCCAGCGGCGTGGTGTCGTGGCGCTTCTTCGGCGCCAAGGCCGACTTCGAGTTCGTCGAGTGGGACTTCTCCGGCCACGGCGAGGATTCCAATGTTCAGGAGGCCGCCACCCTGTTCGGCATTCTCGAAGACCTGGACAAGGAAGTGTACATGGCCGTGTACGACAACCTGGGCGCGACGGCCTGCCGCATCCTGGTGCCAGGCTACTCGGAAATCTACCCGGTCGAGGACCTGATCTGGGACAACACCAACCGCGCCTTGTCGTTCCGTGCCGATATCCTCAACCTGCACAGCCTGGAAAGCCGCCCCCTCAAGCTGCTGCTCAAGCGCCTGGATAACTGCGATGTCGATGACTACACCACCATCACCACGCTGATTGGCGTGGAGTTCGACGAGAACACGGTGTGGGGCCAGTTGACCATTCTGGAGCTCAAGCTGCTGATCTGCCTGGCAGTGCAGCGCTTCGAGGAAGCCAAGGAACTGGTCGAGGCGTTCCTGCAGTTCAACGACAATACCGTCGAGCGCGGCCTGTTCTACCAGGCGCTGAACGTGGTGCTGGAAGTGCAGTTGGATGACGAACTGGAGATGGACGACTACGAAGCCAACTTCCGCCGCATGTTCGGCAATGCGCGCATGGACGCAGTGTTGGGTTCGGTGGACGGCAGCGTGCGCTTCCATGGCCTGACCCCGACCAGCATGAAGCTCGAAGGCCTTGATCGCCACCTGCGCCTGATCGACAGCTACAAGAAGCTGCACGCGGCCCGGGCCAAGTTCGCTTGA
- a CDS encoding transporter substrate-binding domain-containing protein, translated as MIERCLRQALLLLPCLLLPLAAAADEPCRRLTATGNPEYPPYLWRDPQNPQRLIGANADLLKYLGKQLGLEIEVVYGGPWSRAQEEVRTGRIDLLAGYFITQARQQQMDFVAPPFLRTPSVVWVRQDNAFAYRQWSDLKGRKGGTLVNNSHGQQFDDYAKANLTLEAVPGARQAFEKLMHKRSDYVVYEQYPGMALARTLGIAGTVQVLEPPVSSEGLYVALSHDSHCNQPQLREALAREMEKIVAGPLPQQLLQQNLERWQ; from the coding sequence ATGATCGAGCGTTGCTTGCGCCAAGCCTTGCTGCTGTTGCCTTGCCTGCTGCTGCCCCTGGCGGCCGCAGCGGATGAGCCTTGCCGACGGCTAACGGCTACCGGTAACCCTGAATACCCCCCTTACCTGTGGCGCGACCCGCAGAACCCTCAGCGACTGATCGGTGCCAACGCCGACCTGCTCAAATACCTGGGCAAGCAACTGGGGCTTGAAATCGAGGTGGTCTACGGTGGGCCCTGGTCGCGTGCCCAGGAAGAAGTGCGCACAGGCCGGATCGACCTGCTGGCCGGGTACTTCATTACCCAGGCCCGACAACAACAGATGGACTTTGTCGCCCCGCCGTTCCTGCGCACCCCGAGCGTGGTCTGGGTGCGGCAGGACAATGCCTTTGCCTACCGCCAATGGTCAGACCTGAAAGGTCGCAAGGGCGGGACACTGGTCAACAACAGCCATGGCCAGCAGTTCGACGATTACGCCAAAGCCAATCTCACGCTCGAAGCGGTGCCCGGTGCCAGGCAGGCCTTCGAGAAACTCATGCACAAGCGCAGCGACTATGTGGTGTACGAGCAGTACCCCGGCATGGCGCTGGCACGTACATTGGGCATTGCAGGCACCGTGCAGGTGCTGGAACCACCGGTTTCCAGCGAAGGATTGTACGTGGCGCTGTCGCACGATTCGCACTGCAATCAGCCGCAATTGCGTGAGGCGCTGGCGCGAGAAATGGAAAAAATCGTGGCTGGCCCGCTACCGCAGCAGTTGTTGCAGCAGAACCTGGAACGTTGGCAGTGA